CCCACTCAATTGTTCCCCAGTAAACCAATCCTGAAGCCACACCCGCACAAAAAACCATGGCACCCCAACTGAAGTTTGAAAACTCAGGCTTTTCATCTTTGGTGCCGAATTTAATTTTTCCATGTTTACTAAAAAATAGATAGATTAAAAAGGCGAATCCTCCGGTCCCAGCCCACAAAAACATCATTCCAAAGTTTGAAGTCACAAATCCATTTGCTTGACTGACAATCTCACTACCTCTTTCTGGATATAGAACCAAAGGAAGACAGATAGCCACAATCAAAACAAATGTGGATACGAATATGAACCAATCAATTTTATTCTCTTTCAATTTAATACTCCTTCCTTAGAGTTAAATATCCTATGTGTCTTTTACCTTTTATCAGTGAAACGAACTAATTAGCAGGCTATAGACGGTGTACAAATAGTTAGTTCACTAGCTCAGCATATTTTTTAACAGATGGATTCTCAACATTGATATTTTTTGCTGATGCAAGTACATCTAGGGCAACAACACCTTCAACGCGTACAGATAAAGGGTTTATCTCGAACTCGACAATTTCCTCATAGTTTTCCATCGCAGTCTTACCCATCTGTACAATAGAACCAGTGAGTGCTTCTAAATCTAGTGGTGTACTACCTCTAAAACCTTGTACACTTTTCCAAAGCATAGGTATACTTCGAACCATTTGCTCAGCTTTCTTATGGGAGATAGGTGGTACTGCTAAAACAACTTCATTGAACAGTTCGGTATAAATACCTCCTAAGCCAAATATAACTACTGGACCATAGTTTACGTCTGTTCTGTAAGCAAGAATGGTTTCAAAACCATCTGTGACCATCTCTTGAATCAGATAAAACGGAGAGTTAAGGTGCTCCATTTTTGCCCAAGCTTTCTTCAATTTCGCGTCATTTTTAATATTTAATGCAACGCCTCCCACATCGGTTTTATGAGCCAATCCTTGTGCTTTTAGAACGATTGGATACCCAATCTCATTTGCATATTCAATCCCTTCTTGAAGAGACATCACTACTTTCTCTCTTGGAGATAAGAATCCATTTTTTTCTAATAATTCTCGCCCTTCATCATCATGAAGAAGATATAGCTCTTGAAGGGCTGAAGACTCTTCTACCGGATATATTGGTGTATGATTCGTTTTTTCTAAAAAATCTTTGTACTGAAACATTGCTCGACAAGCAACCAGTGCGTTGCGACTACCTTGTATGACAGGAATGCCAGCATCTTCTAAGATAGACAGAACTCTAGGATCAAACTCTGTTTGAATATGGCTAAAATATAAAAATGGTTTGTTAGAGTTTTCTCTTAATGCAGCAAGATCCTTAGCAGGTGTACTGGTGAAATCGAATTCATGGTTACCTTGGCCAATTGGTGCATCTATTGCTACGGTTACAATCCCAATATTAGTATCGTTTACTAAAGTGGATAGACAAACATTTGATACTTCAGAAAAATCTTTACTACTCTTATCCCAAATATCTAAAGGATTAGATATTTCACCTAATTCAGTAAACTCACTCTTTAGCTTTTGATTGGTAGCATCTGAAAAATCAGGAAAATCAACACTATAGTCTTCAGCTAAATCGAGCAATATTCCTGCTTGTCCTCCTGATACCGTTACTGCAGATACTGTGTTTTGAGTGGGTAGGTATGGATATGATAATAATTGCGCTACTGCTACTGCTTGATCAATATCTTCCACAAAAAGCACACCATGTTCTTCGAGAACAAGTTTCTCAATCACATAGTCTCCAGCTAATGCTCCTGAGTGTGCATTAGCAGCCGCTGCTGATTTTACGGTTCTGCCAACTTTAATCGCAACAACAGGCTTTTTGTTGACGCCACATAAGTCCAATGCTTCTAAAAAACCTTTGTAATTGCGTATCGCTTCTATATATAAAATAATGACAGAGGTGTCAGTATCTTCCGCTAG
The nucleotide sequence above comes from Psychrobacter sp. P2G3. Encoded proteins:
- a CDS encoding acetate--CoA ligase family protein, which translates into the protein MKKDNLQILTNEAHTVAIVGANHRFATRVLLENLSQMGFKGSVYLVNPRYEDIDGTKCYPTLLDIGESIDVVIGLVNPKLMIQVASNASQINAKALVIPGGGYGESGLEGQKIQKAILEHASSSGMRIVGPNCMGYFNMHNQFTPYIGTLHRPLRPIKKGPVSIISQSGSVNDAFIASKLGISKIYSTGNEADVQMHDYLSLLAEDTDTSVIILYIEAIRNYKGFLEALDLCGVNKKPVVAIKVGRTVKSAAAANAHSGALAGDYVIEKLVLEEHGVLFVEDIDQAVAVAQLLSYPYLPTQNTVSAVTVSGGQAGILLDLAEDYSVDFPDFSDATNQKLKSEFTELGEISNPLDIWDKSSKDFSEVSNVCLSTLVNDTNIGIVTVAIDAPIGQGNHEFDFTSTPAKDLAALRENSNKPFLYFSHIQTEFDPRVLSILEDAGIPVIQGSRNALVACRAMFQYKDFLEKTNHTPIYPVEESSALQELYLLHDDEGRELLEKNGFLSPREKVVMSLQEGIEYANEIGYPIVLKAQGLAHKTDVGGVALNIKNDAKLKKAWAKMEHLNSPFYLIQEMVTDGFETILAYRTDVNYGPVVIFGLGGIYTELFNEVVLAVPPISHKKAEQMVRSIPMLWKSVQGFRGSTPLDLEALTGSIVQMGKTAMENYEEIVEFEINPLSVRVEGVVALDVLASAKNINVENPSVKKYAELVN